The DNA segment CGGTCTGTTATCGTGGCAGCACGCGTCATCAAAAGACGCGAGTTGAAAAACAGACCGGGAGTTGGTGATGCACAGGCTGCTCGTCCTTTACAACGAACCCAAGGACCCCGCCCATTTCAGAAAATACTACGTCGAGACGCATGTGCCGCTGGCGAACACGATTCCCGGCGCCAAGAACGCGCACTATTCGTTCGACGCAAAACGGCTGGGGCCCGGCGAGGCGCCGTATTTCTGCATCTTCGAGGCCGACTTCGACAGCGAGGCGGCGTTGATGAGCGCGCTCGGCTCAAAAGAAGGTCAGGCAGTTGCGGGCGACATTCCCAATTACGCTTCCGGCGGCGTCACCATGGTGCATTTCCCGGTGAAGTAATCGGGGCTATCCTCGACGCGATGATGGAGCGCCAGGCAGAGAAGGCTTGGCGTCACCGCCCAACTAATGCAGCCTTGGGCTCGGTTTGATGCGCGGAATGCTTGATGTCGAAACGAATCGACAAATCGTGGCTGGTCTTTGTCAGCGTCGAAAATTCGGAACACGATCGATGCGTGGATATTTTCTCGCGGCCAGACGGCAGCTATGGATTCGAGGAGTTTCGTCGCGACGTTGAAGATGGCGGCCAATGGACGCCGGTGCAGTACTATTCGGGCGTTGCTTATCGTTCAGCAGTCGTCGTGCTGGATTCCGCCGAACGGACTATACCGTGGCTCACCGATATCCTCGTGCGGAATCCGGAACTGAGGATGAAAATCCGTTCAAGCTGAGATAGCGCGACAGATTTACGAGAAGAACGCGATCTTCTCGGTCTGGCTCATGCGCCGGATCGGGGCCAGCGGATCGGGCCGCGAGGCGCGGGGCCGTGACACGATGCCGTTTGCGATCAGGCTCGAACCGAGCGACGGCTCGGGCTCTGCTTCCGGCACAGTCACGGTTATCGGCTGGGGTGGCGGCGCTGGCGTCGATTGAAGCGGGGTCACGACCGGCAGCGCCGATGTGGTCGCAGGCGCCAGGTCGCTGGCGTTGTCTTCGGGGAAGGTGACGTCGATCTCGTAGGGCGCAATTTCCAGACCCGGCTCGGCCGCGTTCAACTCATCCGCCGGGTCGGCGTGGGCATGTTCGTCGTCGATATGCCCGTCGTCGAGCTTGGGCTCGTAGGCTGCATCCGTATCGGGCGCGGCCATCTCCATCGCCACCATGTCGAGCATGGCTTCATCGGTGGCGTCGAAGGCATCGTGTGGTTCGCCTTCCGCGATCGCATGCGGCGCTGGCTCGGTCGCCGTCATCGTCGAGGCGGGAGCGGCTTCAGCCGGTTGCTCCGCGTGGACCTCGGCTTGGGCCATCGCGGCCGGCGCTTCCGTGGCTTCCGGCGCATCGGGCGGCGGCGAGGCGGCGGCCTCGTTCGCGTCGAAAGCTGCGATTTTCTGTTCGATCTGGTCGAAAGCGCCGCTTAAGGCGCGGGCGAGGTCGGCCGGCGCCATTTTCTCGGTCGCCGCCTCCATTGCGCCGATCTGGGAATCGATCAGGTCGCAAATCCGGCCGTCGCCCCCAATCTCGCGCCAGCGCCACGAAATTTCACGGATGATGCGGACGCCCTTGCGCACCGGCGCCAGATTCTGCTCCAGCGCCAGATCCGCGACCGCTGTATCGGCGACCTCACGCGCTTGCGTCAGCGCCGAGCGGAGCGATTGCAGCGCCTGGTCGAGCAGGGGATCGCGCACGGGCTGCCTCGAGGCCGCCAGCGTCTCCTCGATCCGCGCGACCGCGTCGAGCACCATTCTGGTATCGGAATTGCGGTTGCGTTTGGCATACTCGCCGAGAAACCAGCGTCCCCGCGAGGTCTCCATGAACGCTTCCTGGATCGCGTCATAATCCGCTTCGCTCGGCTGGGCCGCGCGCGCAGAAATCGGGGACAGGGCAAATGCTTCGTCGGCCATGGCTAACTCATGCCCCGCGCAAACCATCACGGGTTAAGCTAACGATCACCACGATATCGTCCGAATCGCAATTGAATTGATGTCCTTCGAATCACAAATCCCCATCGCATCTTCTATCGTCTCGCGGCGATTCGCGCGCCGCCTGGCGCTGTTCTATGGTTCGATCTTCGCC comes from the Bradyrhizobium erythrophlei genome and includes:
- a CDS encoding EthD family reductase, giving the protein MHRLLVLYNEPKDPAHFRKYYVETHVPLANTIPGAKNAHYSFDAKRLGPGEAPYFCIFEADFDSEAALMSALGSKEGQAVAGDIPNYASGGVTMVHFPVK